The proteins below come from a single Gavia stellata isolate bGavSte3 chromosome 8, bGavSte3.hap2, whole genome shotgun sequence genomic window:
- the MOB4 gene encoding MOB-like protein phocein isoform X2, producing the protein MVMAEGTAVLRRNRPGTKAQYIQQNIRADCSNIDKILEPPEGQDEGVWKYEHLRQFCLELNGLAVKLQSECHPDTCTQMTATEQWIFLCAAHKTPKECPAIDYTRHTLDGAACLLNSNKYFPSRVSIKESSVAKLGSVCRRIYRIFSHAYFHHRQIFDEYENETFLCHRFTKFVMKYNLMSKDNLIVPILEEEVQNSVSGESEA; encoded by the exons ATGGTCATGGCGGAGGGGACGGCAGTGCTGAGGCGGAACAGGCCGGGCACCAAGGCCCAG TATATTCAGCAAAACATAAGGGCAGACTGTTCCAACATTGATAAGATCCTTGAACCTCCTGAAGGCCAGGATGAAGGTGTATGGAAGTACGAACATTTAAG ACAATTCTGCCTTGAGCTCAATGGACTAGCTGTCAAGCTTCAG AGTGAATGTCACCCAGACACATGTACTCAGATGACAGCAACCGAacaatggatttttctttgtgcAGCTCATAAAACTCCCAAAGAG TGTCCTGCTATAGACTACACCAGACACACACTTGATGGAGCTGCATGTCTTCTGAATAGCAATAAATATTTCCCCAGCAg GGTTAGCATAAAGGAATCCTCTGTAGCCAAATTAGGATCAGTGTGCCGAAGGatttacagaatattttcacATGCTTACTTTCATCACCGGCAGATATTTGATGAATACGAA AATGAAACTTTCTTGTGTCACCGGTTCACTAAATTTGTGATGAAGTATAATCTGATGTCCAAGGATAACCTGATTGTACCAATTTTGGAAGAAGAAGTGCAGAATTCAGTGTCAGGGGAGAGTGAGGCATGA
- the MOB4 gene encoding MOB-like protein phocein isoform X1, which yields MVMAEGTAVLRRNRPGTKAQDFYNWPDESFEEMDSTLAVQQYIQQNIRADCSNIDKILEPPEGQDEGVWKYEHLRQFCLELNGLAVKLQSECHPDTCTQMTATEQWIFLCAAHKTPKECPAIDYTRHTLDGAACLLNSNKYFPSRVSIKESSVAKLGSVCRRIYRIFSHAYFHHRQIFDEYENETFLCHRFTKFVMKYNLMSKDNLIVPILEEEVQNSVSGESEA from the exons ATGGTCATGGCGGAGGGGACGGCAGTGCTGAGGCGGAACAGGCCGGGCACCAAGGCCCAG gatttCTACAATTGGCCTGATGAATCCTTTGAAGAAATGGATAGTACATTAGCTGTTCAGCAG TATATTCAGCAAAACATAAGGGCAGACTGTTCCAACATTGATAAGATCCTTGAACCTCCTGAAGGCCAGGATGAAGGTGTATGGAAGTACGAACATTTAAG ACAATTCTGCCTTGAGCTCAATGGACTAGCTGTCAAGCTTCAG AGTGAATGTCACCCAGACACATGTACTCAGATGACAGCAACCGAacaatggatttttctttgtgcAGCTCATAAAACTCCCAAAGAG TGTCCTGCTATAGACTACACCAGACACACACTTGATGGAGCTGCATGTCTTCTGAATAGCAATAAATATTTCCCCAGCAg GGTTAGCATAAAGGAATCCTCTGTAGCCAAATTAGGATCAGTGTGCCGAAGGatttacagaatattttcacATGCTTACTTTCATCACCGGCAGATATTTGATGAATACGAA AATGAAACTTTCTTGTGTCACCGGTTCACTAAATTTGTGATGAAGTATAATCTGATGTCCAAGGATAACCTGATTGTACCAATTTTGGAAGAAGAAGTGCAGAATTCAGTGTCAGGGGAGAGTGAGGCATGA